The following coding sequences lie in one Gadus morhua chromosome 20, gadMor3.0, whole genome shotgun sequence genomic window:
- the LOC115533466 gene encoding disintegrin and metalloproteinase domain-containing protein 23-like has protein sequence MYLIFLANLLVSILSPWLHPSLASFVSPGGEGGSDGDAALRAAAEQRATAAPDNSSRRLERVITYPSRLIYYLNEDSESTYHDLDTRLKGHASNGQAVHLAQASFQLEAFGSRFVLDLTLNK, from the exons ATGTATTTGATATTTCTGGCAAATTTGCTCGTGAGCATCCTTTCGCCTTGGCTTCATCCATCACTAGCGTCATTTG TATCACCCGGTGGCGAGGGGGGGTCTGACGGCGACGCAGCGCTGAGAGCGGCGGCGGAGCAACGGGCGACTGCAGCACCCGACAACAGCAGCCGGCGGCTGGAGCGCGTGATCACCTACCCCTCCCGCCTTATCTACTACCTCAACGAGGACTCGGAGAGCACCTACCATGACCTGGACACGCGGCTCAAGGGCCACGCCTCCAACGGACAG GCCGTGCATCTGGCCCAGGCCAGCTTCCAACTCGAGGCCTTCGGCTCCAGATTCGTCCTGGACCTGACGTTAAACAAGTAA